ATCGGTCATTCCGATGGTAGGGAAGAATACAGGATATAGATACTGACTGACATCCACTCCGGACAGCTCATCATAATCGGTACCCATAACGATACCGAGCAGCCTTTTCTCATCGTCCTTGTCGGGATTGAACTGCCTGAGATAAGAATCGTATTGCTTCAGCACAGAGAAGTCCGCATCTCCTTCGATCATGACCCTGCATCCGCGCTTCATCATCAGCCAAGCAGAAACTACGCTTCTCTCTGAACCGTCCAATTGGGCGAGGACCTTACCCTGTGTCCCTACCGGAAGCCCAGCATGGCATTTGATGTAATCCTGGAAGATGAATGCACGGTTGTCACGTGCCTCGACATAGAACGTGACATCGGGATCGGTGAGGTCGACCTTCACACCCTTTTCCTCATTGGCAAGGAATATGGCTGAACCTATCTCCTTTCCCATATCGAGGCTAGTGTAACCCTGATTCCCTTCCCTGCGGGCCTTCACAGCGAAGGACTGACCCTCGGAAAGCCTTGAGAGAGAGTATTCCGCTGCGACTCTGCACATATCCTCCATCTTGGAAGTGCTCTCTTCGGCGATAGACATGGATGCGACACCGAAGACCTTCCTAAGAGACCTGACAGCAGAATCGATGTCAGTGGCCTCGACATAGAACCTGGCACCTCTGCTGGTAACCAATGCCTCCACCCCATCCTGCATGAGCATGTCGAGCATGTTGTTCTTCATCGTGCTCTCGAATCTCTTGCGGACAGGCGTGCTCTTCAGCCCGATTTCGGCATATCTGATCAGTATTATGGCCACACTTCCGCATCGGCCCGACATTTAATAAGATGTCCTACAGATACGGGCGGCATGGAACTCCTCATCCTACTGAGTCTGATAGCCCTTGGAGCGGGCGCCGGAATCATGGGTGCCCTATTCGGATTAGGGGGAGGAGTCATTTTCGTCCCTGTCCTGATGCTCTGTTTTGGAATGGCTCCGGCAGAGGCCGCTGCTGTGAGCTTGGTCGGAATCGTCGCAGGTTCCGTTGGGGCTTCAAGCGTCTTCGTTGAAAAGGGATTGGCAAACGTCCGTTTGGGCCTGCTCCTCGAGGTGACGACCACCATAGGAGCTATCGCTGGAGCGCTCATAGCAGGATTCCTCGAGGAATGGATCCTGAGCCTCGTATTCTGTGCCGTGATGATCTACAGCGCAATCAGAATGATCATGAGCCCGGAGAAGGTCATAGAACCCAACAGAAACGGCGGCAGAATGAGCTTCGAGTACAAGGACGAGGAAAACGGCGAGAACATCTCCTATGAGGTTCAGAATGTGAAGGAAGGCAGCATCGCGTGCGTGTTCGCGGGTATGCTCTCTTCCATGACCGGTGTAGGCGGAGGAGCGATCAAAGTTCCCGTCATGAACCTCATCATGCATGTCCCCATGAAGGCAGCAAGCTCTACCAGCAGCTACATGATTGGGATCACCGCATTCTCCGGAGCGATAACGTACTTCTTCAGCGGTCAGCTGGACCTCGCCTTCGCTGGCGCCGTATCTATTGGAGCATTCCTTGGGGCCATCTCGGGAACCTATCTGGCCAGAAAGCTCAGCACCAAGCATCTCAGAAAGTATTTCTCAGTCGTCCTGATCTTGATGGCGATCCTGGTGCTCCTCCGCGTGGGAGGGATACTGTGAACATGAACAAGTCCATCGCATGGACCCTTCGCATTGGAATCGTTCTAGGATTGATCCTCATCATCATCGGAGAGTTCCTGGAGGAAGGCAATCCGTTCCTCTACTACGGTCTGCTGGTGCTCATCGCATCCCCCATGTTCGCCGTCATAGCGGCACTGATAGGCCTGGTCAGAGAGAAGGACTGGTTCTGGGCACTAATCGCGCTCATAGTCCTGGCCATAGTCGTTTCCGGAGCGGTACTGGCGGCGCTGTGATAATCGATTCAGCCTAAATCGGAAATAAAATGAAGGGCGAGGCCTTCCGGCCCCACCCTAAAAGGTTTCACTCTGCCAGTTTGAAGATGTTCTTGAAGATCATGTAGGTGCCGTCGGCATTGTCCGCTGTTCCGACAAGAGTGATCTTCTTGAGGTCCTTGGATATCGTTCCGATGTAGTATCCCCAGAACGTTTCCCCACTGTTATCATAGACTGATTCCATATAGAAACTGTAACCAGATCCGTTGGGGAACAACATCGCACCCATGTAGGAATCTCCCTCGAGCGTATACAGGGTGACCTCCATGACATTGGTACTGGAATCAACGTGGTCGAACGATATGGCCACTTCGCCATCCATAGACCTCAGAACTTCTCCACCCTCCTCGACATATGCGTTGAAAGTTCCCTCGTAACGCTTGCCCAAAAGGTTGCTGGGAACCTTCACGGCTTTACTCTTGTCACCGTAACATACCTGCCAAAGCTCGATGTCGCCGTTGGTATTGTCATAGGATGCTGTATAGACGACCCCGTCCTCGATATGCACCATGTCGATAAGCCAAGTACCGTAATCGTAATCGGAGATCGCCATCCAGTCATTGGGTGATATCCTGACCGCGACGAAATCGAGATCGGTTTGGTCACCGTGAGAGTTATAGAACAAGATTCCAGGCTCGACCCTGTTGATTGTCAGGGAGCGGTTCTCGGAAAGATGGTCGACGATACCGTCCTTGGTGTATTGATTCGCAATGAAAGCCTCATACACACCGCCTTCATTGAGTCCATAGGATTCTTCCGCTAATGCATCCCTCGATTCCGCCTGGAGCCTGTCCTCAGAATCCTGACGCTCGAGAATCGTGCTGGCTACACCTGCTTCATCGGAAAGGAATGATGAGACTACTATCGCTTCCCCGATCTTGGTCAGTACCGATGTGCTCGTGAACTCGTCAACGCCTCCTGTCATCATTGTGTTGTTGTTGGCCACACAGATGTATTCTTTGTCATCCAGATGCATGGAGTATATTCCGTCTCCGATCGTCTCGAAGGTCGCGACCTTATCCGGCAGATCCTTCGGGCCATACTCCTCGTACACGATGTTGCCATCCCCATAGTATCCTTCAGCATACGCTATTAGATGCCAATCGCCATCCAAATCCATCTCTTGCTGTCCACCGTTGCCGTTGTAAACAACAAATGAAGCGAATAGCACCAGCACAACTGCCGCCACGGCCACCACAAAAGGCGATGCCTTGCGCAGTTTACCAGCGCCATCAATATGTCCTGTCATGAAACCCATGTTAGCTTTATTCGGTTAAATAATATGTTCGAGCAGATTGTAATCAAAAAGTGGTGCAAGGGAAGGGATTTGAACCCTCGAACTCCTACGAGAATAGGCCCTGAACCTATCTCCTTTGGCCAGGCTCGGATACCCTTGCACGTCAGGCCGAATCATGTGATTACGTCATTATATAAAAATTAAAGTGGGAAAGGCCCGCTCCGATGAGGGAGCGAAGGTTTTTCTTGTTTCAGGGAAGACTTTCTGAAGGCTTCAGGCCTTCATGATCTTCATCCAGCCACCAGACTCGTAGATTGCGAGCTTCCTCTCTTTGAGGATCTTCTCGAACTCTGCCCACTCGATGACATCGAGTCTGTTGTTCTTTCCCTTGGTGAACTGAATTCCAGATGTTCCCTTAACCTTTCCAGGTTTCAATCCCTTGTTCTTTGCAATTGTCTTTGCTTTTTCCAGGTCAATGCGTTCCATAACCAATAGAATGCCCCCGAGTTAGTATCCTAATCTACACTATATAAAGATTATTTGAAAAATCGGATGTCTGGCTCGATTTTTTTATCCCAAAATCCATCCAAATGGATGAAAATAGCCTTATTTCACGCCGTTAATAACAGCCCTAAGGGTGTGCCACACTCCGCTAAAAATCAACTGGCGTTAACATCCAATAAATGGTTCTTAACAGCACCGTCTTCGAAATGTACGACCTCGTCTGCCTGTTCTATCAATGCTTGATTATGACTAATAATAATGGTAGTACGGCCGCTCTTGCTAGCCAACAGCTTGTCCAGAATACCCTGTCCCCTCATTGGATCCAATCCTGCGACAGCTTCGTCAAGAATCAGAATCTTGGGATCGCCGATAAGCGCACGTGAAAGTGCCAGCAACCTACGTTGAGGCAATGGGATGTAGGTAGATTCCTCACCTATAACCGTATCATAACCGTCCGGCAGCTCGTTAACATAGCTATCAAGACCGGTCAGGCTCGCGACTTCCTTCAGATCCTCCTCTCCCAGGTAAGGACGGTTGTAGATTATGTTCTCTCTTATCGTACCACTGAACATCCACGGATTCTGAAGAACGGCCGTAAGATTGGTTCCCAGCTCTTTACGAGAGATCTTTGTTATGTCCCTACCATCGATGGTTATGGAGCCTGAATCGGGCCTATAGAAGCCCATCAAAAGATTGGCCAGTGTAGTCTTTCCTGAACCTGTCGGACCGGTGACTGCATAGACCTTTCCGGGAGTGAATTCTGCAGACACCCCCTTCAGCACTTTGCGCTCCCCGTTGTAAGAGAATGAGACGTCCTCGACCCTGATGATTCCGTTGGTGATCTTGAAAGCCTCGTCTGTACCCTCTCCCTCTTCCTCAGGCGCGTTGAGAACCTCCATTATCCTGTTCAGCGACACCGTCTCCTCGCGTATACTGTCGAAAAGCGTCACGGTCAGCAGTAACGGGGTACTCATAACCCTCACATAGATCATGAAGGTCAAGAACATCCCAACAGGCATGTCGTGGAAATAAAGCAAAACCGCACCGATTATGACCGTAAGCAGATAGCCTACATTCATCATCGTTGAAACCAAGGGATTCAGCATCCCTGAGCGGGTATGCGATTTGACATATGCGGATGTGAAGTCCCTGTTGGTCCTCTCGAACTGATCGACGACCTCGGACTCCAGCCCCTCTACCTTCATCGTCTTGTGCGTGGTGATGATATCGTTCATCTGAGAGTTGAGTTCGGCAACCTTTACGCTCATCTCAGAGAAATCCCTCTCGGACCTGGTCGTGATCCTCCACCCGATGAAGATAACCACGGGGACCATCAGCAGGAATATCAGGCCCAGGATCGGCGATGAAATCAGCATCATCAGCAGTATGGAGACGATCATCGTCAGATGGGATATGAATCCAGTATAGTCCGAAGATACCAATTTGGAGACTGCCGGGATGTCGTTGGTGAAACGAGATGACATATCCCCGGCCAGAGTCTTATCAATGTAAGTGACGGGGACGCGCATCAGTTTGCGATTGAGACTCTCCCTCATATGTCTGGTCATCGACAGCGCTATCAGGGACATCCTGCGCTTTGCTTCGTTGGAGGCCACATACC
This is a stretch of genomic DNA from Thermoplasmata archaeon. It encodes these proteins:
- a CDS encoding ABC transporter ATP-binding protein, whose amino-acid sequence is MGMIRSAWESLKMLESYDKSKYKEMRYCAILTLVSTAVLYTIPFICGFLLDWMVTSISEEASLNIDHLLDICTVILLMVVLWYVASNEAKRRMSLIALSMTRHMRESLNRKLMRVPVTYIDKTLAGDMSSRFTNDIPAVSKLVSSDYTGFISHLTMIVSILLMMLISSPILGLIFLLMVPVVIFIGWRITTRSERDFSEMSVKVAELNSQMNDIITTHKTMKVEGLESEVVDQFERTNRDFTSAYVKSHTRSGMLNPLVSTMMNVGYLLTVIIGAVLLYFHDMPVGMFLTFMIYVRVMSTPLLLTVTLFDSIREETVSLNRIMEVLNAPEEEGEGTDEAFKITNGIIRVEDVSFSYNGERKVLKGVSAEFTPGKVYAVTGPTGSGKTTLANLLMGFYRPDSGSITIDGRDITKISRKELGTNLTAVLQNPWMFSGTIRENIIYNRPYLGEEDLKEVASLTGLDSYVNELPDGYDTVIGEESTYIPLPQRRLLALSRALIGDPKILILDEAVAGLDPMRGQGILDKLLASKSGRTTIIISHNQALIEQADEVVHFEDGAVKNHLLDVNAS
- a CDS encoding DUF1634 domain-containing protein — its product is MNMNKSIAWTLRIGIVLGLILIIIGEFLEEGNPFLYYGLLVLIASPMFAVIAALIGLVREKDWFWALIALIVLAIVVSGAVLAAL
- a CDS encoding sulfite exporter TauE/SafE family protein, with the translated sequence MELLILLSLIALGAGAGIMGALFGLGGGVIFVPVLMLCFGMAPAEAAAVSLVGIVAGSVGASSVFVEKGLANVRLGLLLEVTTTIGAIAGALIAGFLEEWILSLVFCAVMIYSAIRMIMSPEKVIEPNRNGGRMSFEYKDEENGENISYEVQNVKEGSIACVFAGMLSSMTGVGGGAIKVPVMNLIMHVPMKAASSTSSYMIGITAFSGAITYFFSGQLDLAFAGAVSIGAFLGAISGTYLARKLSTKHLRKYFSVVLILMAILVLLRVGGIL